One region of Citrus sinensis cultivar Valencia sweet orange chromosome 6, DVS_A1.0, whole genome shotgun sequence genomic DNA includes:
- the LOC102631070 gene encoding UTP--glucose-1-phosphate uridylyltransferase, which yields MATDAEKLTQLKSAVAGLNQISENEKNGFINLVARYLSGEAQHVEWSKIQTPTDKIVVPCDSLAPVPEDPAETKKLLDKLVVLKLNGGLGTTMGCTGPKSVIEVRNGLTFLDLIVIQIENLNAKYGCNVPLLLMNSFNTHDDTSKIIEKYSKSNVEIHTFNQSQYPRLCADDFVPLPCKGKTDKDGWYPPGHGDVFPSLMNSGKLDALISQGKEYVFAANSDNLGAIVDLKILNHLIQNKNEYCMEVTPKTLADVKGGTLISYEGKVKLLEIAQVPDEHVNEFKSIEKFKIFNTNNLWVNLKAIKRLVEADALKMEIIPNPKEVDGIKVLQLETAAGAAIRFFDHAIGCNVHRSRFLPVKATSDLLLVQSDLYTLADGFVTRNEARKNPANPTIELGPEFKKVGNFLSRFKSIPSIIELDSLKVTGDVWFGANITLKGKVTIAAKSGEKLEIPDGAVLENKEINGPGDL from the exons ATGGCCACTGACGCCGAGAAGCTCACTCAGCTCAAATCTGCCGTTGCTGGCCTCAATCAAATCAg tgaaaatgagaaaaatggaTTCATCAACCTCGTTGCTCGCTATCTAAG CGGCGAAGCGCAACACGTGGAATGGAGCAAAATCCAAACGCCTACTGATAAAATCGTGGTTCCTTGTGACAGCTTGGCACCGGTTCCTGAAG ATCCAGCGGAAACCAAAAAGCTTTTGGATAAGCTCGTCGTGTTGAAGCTCAATGGAGGTTTGGGAACCACAATGGGCTGCACTGGTCCCAA gTCTGTTATTGAAGTTCGTAACGGGTTGACATTTCTCGACCTCATCGTCATCCAGATTGAG AATCTCAATGCCAAATATGGATGTAATGTTCCCCTGCTACTCATGAACTCGTTCAACACGCATGATGATACATCGAAG ATTATAGAGAAGTACTCCAAATCAAATGTCGAGATTCATACTTTTAACCAG AGCCAGTATCCCCGATTGTGTGCCGATGATTTTGTGCCCTTACCATGCAAAGGGAAGACTGACAAGGATGGATG GTATCCTCCTGGCCACGGTGATGTCTTCCCATCCTTAATGAACAGCGGCAAGCTTGACGCTTTAATTTCTCAG GGCAAAGAGTATGTATTTGCTGCCAACTCCGACAACTTGGGTGCAATTGTTGATTTGA AAATCTTAAACCATTTGATCCAAAACAAGAACGAGTACTGTATGGAG GTTACTCCCAAAACCTTAGCAGATGTTAAGGGTGGaactcttatttcttatgaagGAAAAGTTAAG CTTCTGGAAATCGCTCAGGTCCCTGATGAACAT GTCAATGAGTTCAAGTCAATAGAgaagttcaaaattttcaacacGAATAACTT ATGGGTGAACTTGAAGGCAATCAAAAGGTTAGTGGAAGCTGATGCACTTAAGATGGAGATCATTCCAAATCCAAAG GAAGTGGATGGAATCAAAGTTCTTCAGCTAGAAACTGCAGCTGGTGCTGCAATTCGG TTCTTTGATCATGCTATTGGTTGTAACGTACATCGATCTCGATTCCTTCCGGTGAAGGCAACTTCTGATCTGCTTCTTGTCCAG TCTGATCTTTACACCTTGGCCGATGGATTTGTTACTCGGAATGAAGCTAGAAAAAACCCTGCAAATCCAACTATTGAACTGGGACCTGAATTTAAGAAG GTTGGCAACTTTTTGAGCCGATTCAAGTCTATTCCTAGTATCATCGAGCTTGATAGCCTTAAGGTGACCGGTGACGTATGGTTTGGTGCTAATATTACCCTCAAG GGGAAAGTGACTATTGCTGCCAAATCTGGGGAGAAACTGGAAATTCCTGATGGAGCTGTACTTGAAAACAAG GAGATCAATGGCCCCGGGGATCTGTAA
- the LOC102630773 gene encoding cysteine-rich receptor-like protein kinase 2 — MMTIRGKMQILLTITVIIMMRGKSTKWAVAEPEMELINSGCSQYNVTNFSEFNSNLNATFKELREQLNGGKKFATAQRTRGPDQVYTMVQCRRYVSTADCAACFTSAESLIRNCSAANGARVIYLACSLRYESSSFYDQSTQEGRFGFCGNRTALQADAFKTAAQELLENLEVATPKINGFFAASKNNIIGSRAGANDDDDKNSTAVYGIAQCVETISETGCQNCLSGAFDNIQRCLGSAFGWAVDAGCFLRYSDTPFFADNQTTDITPFLKNGSSKKEAIIGGVVGGGTGLILFALLIWFVISRKSKKIQRGNISEATELQGPVNYRLKDLVSATRKFSEENKLGEGGFGDIYKGTLKNGKIVAVKKLAIGISRRTLSDFENEVRLISNVHHRNLIRLLGCCSQGPELILVYEYMANSSLNKFLFGEKRGSLNWKQRFDIILGTARGLAYLHEDFHVRIIHRDIKPSNVLLDDDLQPKIADFGLARLLPENQSHLSTKFAGTLGYTAPEYAIHGQLSEKVDAYSFGVLVLEIISGTKSSETKGEEGEYLLKRAWRLYENGTHWELMDESLDPNECTKEAAEKVVEIALMCTQSAANSRPTMSEVVALLKSTSSSLLGNKPLLKPTFVETDYRKTPADTSTSTGSSTSNATASISQVSGR, encoded by the exons atgATGACAATCCGAGGGAAGATGCAGATACTTTTGACGATCACAGTGATAATAATGATGAGGGGGAAGTCGACGAAATGGGCAGTGGCGGAACCAGAAATGGAGCTGATAAACAGTGGATGCAGCCAGTACAACGTTACAAATTTCTCAGAATTCAACAGCAATCTGAACGCCACGTTTAAAGAACTGAGGGAGCAGCTCAACGGAGGCAAAAAGTTTGCGACGGCGCAGCGGACAAGGGGGCCGGACCAAGTGTACACCATGGTGCAGTGCCGGCGGTATGTGTCGACGGCTGACTGCGCTGCTTGTTTCACTTCCGCTGAGTCGCTGATACGCAACTGCTCTGCTGCCAATGGAGCCCGCGTCATCTATTTAGCCTGCTCTCTCAG GTATGAGAGCAGCAGTTTCTACGATCAAAGCACACAAGAGGGGCGCTTCGGGTTTTGTGGGAATCGAACCGCATTACAAGCTGATGCATTTAAAACAGCTGCACAAGAGCTGCTGGAAAATCTTGAAGTAGCTACACCTAAGATCAATGGTTTCTTTGCTGCGAGTAAGAACAACATTATTGGCAGCCGTGCAGGtgctaatgatgatgatgataaaaacAGCACAGCAGTATATGGTATTGCACAGTGTGTTGAAACAATCAGTGAAACAGGTTGCCAAAATTGCTTGTCTGGAGCATTTGATAACATTCAGAGATGTCTCGGTAGTGCTTTTGGTTGGGCGGTTGATGCCGGTTGCTTCTTAAGGTACTCGGACACTCCGTTCTTTGCTGATAACCAGACTACCGATATTACACCATTCCTCAAAAATG GTTCAAGCAAGAAGGAAGCTATTATTGGAGGAGTAGTTGGTGGAGGAACAGGTCTAATACTTTTTGCATTGTTGATTTGGTTCGTGATATCACGAAAGAGCAAGAAGATACAGAGAG GAAACATATCAGAGGCAACAGAGTTACAAGGTCCAGTCAACTACAGACTCAAAGATTTGGTTTCTGCAACAAGAAAATTTagtgaagaaaataaactagGAGAAGGAGGCTTTGGTGATATATACAAG GGCACtctgaaaaatggaaaaatagtGGCAGTCAAGAAACTAGCCATCGGCATTTCTCGCAGGACGTtatctgattttgaaaatgaagtgAGGCTTATTAGTAATGTTCATCATCGGAATCTTATCCGACTCCTTGGATGTTGTAGCCAAGGACCAGAACTAATTCTTGTCTACGAGTACATGGCGAACAGCAGCCTCAACAAATTTCTATTTG GAGAAAAACGAGGCTCTCTAAACTGGAAGCAGAGATTTGATATAATCCTGGGCACAGCTCGAGGCCTTGCGTATTTACATGAAGATTTCCATGTACGCATCATTCATCGAGATATAAAACCTAGCAATGTCCTTCTAGACGATGACTTGCAGCCAAAGATAGCAGATTTTGGGTTGGCAAGGCTTTTACCTGAGAATCAAAGTCATCTTAGCACCAAGTTTGCCGGCACATt GGGATACACAGCACCAGAATATGCAATTCATGGGCAATTATCGGAGAAGGTTGATGCATACAGCTTTGGAGTCCTTGTCCTGGAAATCATAAGCGGTACAAAGAGTAGTGAAACCAAGGGTGAGGAGGGCGAGTACCTCCTCAAACGG gcTTGGAGACTCTATGAGAATGGCACGCATTGGGAGTTAATGGATGAAAGCTTAGACCCAAATGAATGTACAAAAGAAGCAGCAGAAAAAGTTGTTGAAATTGCTTTGATGTGCACTCAGTCGGCGGCTAATTCGCGACCTACAATGTCAGAAGTAGTTGCTTTGCTCAAAAGCACGAGCTCTTCTTTACTGGGGAATAAACCTCTACTCAAGCCTACTTTCGTTGAAACCGATTACAGAAAAACCCCAGCAGATACATCCACTTCTACGGGCTCTTCTACTTCTAATGCTACAGCCTCCATCTCACAAGTCTCAGGTCGATAG